One Vicia villosa cultivar HV-30 ecotype Madison, WI linkage group LG5, Vvil1.0, whole genome shotgun sequence genomic window, GACATTCAATTAGTTTTATCTAAGCTATTTTAGGCATGTCTACAATGGTCCCTAGTGTTAGACTTAAGTTAGTTTGGATGACCCTTTTGgttgtgtttttattttttattgtcgtGTTACACCGCACTCTTTTCCTTTtattataaggtttttaatgaggCGGTTGcgtttattctattttattgttCTTTCAAGTAACAAATTTTTTTCTTGTGTTTCTAAATTTTTGTAAGTAACTTCATTGCTTAACATAAAATTTTAAGTCGCTACTAAACGATAGTTATCGTAAGTTGATTCAATCTCGCTTCACGACAGACACATACatcaaatatcaaatatcaaTTTGCTGGACATCTAAAGATAAATTTGCAGTGGACTTGTatataataaaacttttttttaatttgcaATGGACTTCAATTTGCTGGACTTCTAAAGATAAATTTGTTCAATAATTTATCATTCAAAAATTATGTGAAGTGCCTAATCTATTCAGATCCCTTCTGttatagtttttttaaataagcgATGGAATTATcaggagcaaaagggatgctctaACCCGAAACAAAACGGAAAGCTCCTACCTCTCAAAACACTTAAGAGGTAGAATATTCCAATAGTAGTAATTACAAAGGTTCAccttcttataagagttacaaagCCAATACCATGAATTTGAAACTATCTCCGACATACATTCGGAAAAACTAAAAGATTCTTGCTTAAAAATCACCGCATTACGCTTTAGCCATATAGACCAAACCGTAGCAAGCCAAACTATTGCCACTATCGCCCTCTTATTCAAGCAAATGATTTTATCACAATTAAGGAAGAAAGCCACAAAATCCTCAATAATCATAAACTCCGCTAAGTCTAGCCACATGTAAACTCTTCTCCAAATGCTAGAAGTAACTCTACAATAGTAAGATAAGTGCTCAATAGATTCCTCCTCCAACAAACAAAGAGCACATAAAGAATCATTACCTTCTTGCAAAATACCCCTTCTCACCAATTGATCTCTAGTAGCTATTCTATCAAGGATAAATCTCCaaccaaaaaataaaattctagATGGGGCTAAACACTTCCAAAGATGAGACAAAGCTTTAACCTTAATTGCCTCCATTGGGTTTCCGGAAAGGATTGCCATAAAACGATCATAGCACGACTTCACCGAAAAAATACCATTCGAAGTCAAAGACCAAGAGAAAGAATCCTCTTTAAAAACTTGCACCTCCGTGCGCTGCAGAATAAGCACCAAACGCTTTAGAGCATCTAACCAAGGCTGCCCATCACCTTGAACCATAGCAGCAGCGCTGCCCTCGCCGACAGCAAGAACTTTCTTCATATTAATGATATTATTGTTTCAGTAAACAGAGAATTGGGAACAAAGTGCATATAGTGTTTGAGTTAACCTTGCAACTAAGAATAAGTACAAGTGAGATAACAAAACGATAATACGTACTGAGATAACGTGTGATTTTATTTCATTCCATGacgatttatattttaaattcaaaatacatCTGCAGCTAACCCATATTATATATACACATCGAAGTAGCAGCTATGAAGGGGAGAATTGGCATATCTAACATATGTACATAATTCTCATGAGTTTTTATTATATAAGCAATGAAGAGATTGATTTTGTAATTAAGAAATTGAAGAGGTCATCAAATACTATTTATACAGATTCAATATCTTGTGCCTAAAAGACTAAAGCAAATATAGTTGTGCCTAAGCCAAGttaatcaaatatatttaaaagGGAGGTTGATTAGAAGTTACTTTGTTTGTTATCACATATATTTAAGTACAAGTTAATCAATtaaatcaaacaattttaaaaaccagtaaaaataattgaattgattttttttaatcagggAAATGTAAAGTATGAGCAAAACCAAATAAACAATTGCAAAAATGTTGTTCTTTTTTCGTTTTCAATTGAATCCACTCCTTTATTAATTgtcttctttattttctttgatgAGAAATCAATTATGTGATCAATGTTGTCGTATGTGCACCAGAAAATTGCAGCAATTGCTACACCACATAATACTTGTGCAATTTATAAGTTACAATATGTTACATTCGTACTGCTATATGACAGAAACTCCACCCAAGCTAATCCAGCCCCAAAATTAATCATAGCTACTCAAATACATACAAACATTGATAAACAAGATTCTACACGATAAGAACCGCCTCAAGCAAAGAACCAAGCATGACCACACCACATGCACGAAAGACCTTAGCTGAAAAGCGTGACAACAGCATCAGATGTgaccaataaaataaaatatatatacaagtctGTGGTGGAAATTTGCAACAGTTAATCATatcattagccaccaaaattatACAAACACTGTTACATTATTAGTTCCAATGTACAATTACCTTAACCACGCAACAGATCTATTCTGGACATGATTGCAGCAGACCAATTCTTATCTCAAATGATTTTCATCAAGCCGCTTTGGCCATGCTGCATAACCAGCTTATTCTTGTTATATCttgaaaactattttttaattctCATTGCTACTTCGTCTACATCAATTCCTATTCAGTTTTAAAACTATTAAGTGTAGCCAAAAAAGGTTGAAAATGCTGATAGAAAATATGGTCATTGAGAATTTAGGATGTCAAAATAAGAATCTCTACCACCCATAAGTggttttgttatatatataattgaagttAGGTAATGTTAGtaacataaaataaatagaggCTAAGCTAAAGAGCAATCAAACTAATAAAATTGTAGATAGTCAATAGTGGACTTTATGATACAGCATTTCATGAATATATTCATGTGCATCCTGGCTAAAGGAAATTCAATTTTTAAAGCTTTGTCCCTTTCTCAAGTTACCTAGATCTCAAACTAGCAAAGTGGTCCATAGTCATGAGATGATCATGCAAAACAAAGTAGCATGATGGGAAATCTGGTAGAAATGGAAATCACATGGTGTCAGAGAAGTAGTGTGTCAGAAGTTCTTGGAGTTCAAACTACAAAGAAGTTTTCATCACAGTTTCAATTTGAGCATCTTGTGTGAACAAAGAAACTTGACTTTAGATGCTCATCACAAAGCTGTAAAAATATCCTGAGTTAAAAAACTGGTTATATGTTTGGGATAGATGTTTGTGATAGATAGTGAAATTATCTTTTTCTATAAGATGTATCGGAAACACCTAAAGTAATTATGTTTAGATAAATTTGTGATTAAAAGTTATCATAATAACAAAGTGAAATTATCTGTTAATCCCACTTTGATCAAATTGATCACCCTGAGTTAATGGTTAAAACAAATCCAACTCTTCTGGTGTTTCCTTTGGATCTTCCAACTCATTATGTAGAAGAGGGCAGACATAACAAAGCCTTTAGTTTATGGTTAAAACAAGTTTATGGTCAAAACAAAGAGCAGTTCTAAACTCGAGCATACTTACCAGCTGAACTACTGATAGTAATAACCCGATTTGCTCGGAACTACACCCAAACCTACTTGCAACCTCCCCCAGACCCACCTTACTGAAATGTTCTTATCATGTTATCAGTATCAAACAACATGGTAACAAAGCAAAAGGTacaaaa contains:
- the LOC131605960 gene encoding uncharacterized protein LOC131605960, producing MKKVLAVGEGSAAAMVQGDGQPWLDALKRLVLILQRTEVQVFKEDSFSWSLTSNGIFSVKSCYDRFMAILSGNPMEAIKVKALSHLWKCLAPSRILFFGWRFILDRIATRDQLVRRGILQEGNDSLCALCLLEEESIEHLSYYCRVTSSIWRRVYMWLDLAEFMIIEDFVAFFLNCDKIICLNKRAIVAIVWLATVWSIWLKRNAVIFKQESFSFSECMSEIVSNSWYWLCNSYKKVNLCNYYYWNILPLKCFER